The genomic DNA TCGCCGTCACTCCACCATTTGGTACACATATAATAAAAATGATCACTGGTCTGAAGCTTACGCCAATCTTCGATCAGCCCAAGATCGCTAGTAGATATAACCTGTTTTTCCAGATTATACAGCGACAAAATTGCGCCTTGCTGCATAGAATTACCTAGCCAGGCTGTTAGGTCTCGCTCGGTATCTGCCCAAGTAACAGTTTGCGGCACATCTACATAGTCGCTCGATTGATATGCTTCCGCCGCTTCAGATACAGTCATGAATGTATGGCTTTTGTTGGATAGCCATGCAGTAGGCAAGTGGCTTAAGAAGTCAAAAATACCACTATCCGACCACTGATGCTCGCCGAAGGTTTCGTAATCCATAAATAAGTTCAAAAGTGGCTGATCCCAGAATTTTGAAGTCCAATCCATGAACTTATCAGTATTGAATGGATGTTCAGCCCAGTTTTTATCGCTAAAACGAAAAGCAATATCGTCGCTTAAACGGTAATTTTTCATCAGAAGTCTGATGTTTTTTGTATAAGCAGGTCTGTACATAAAATTAGGGCTACGATGTCCAAGTACCGGATCCCAACCTTCAGCGACAATAGCTTTGTAGCCTTTTTGATCTGCCCAGTGAGCCAGATCGTTGTTATAAGCAAGCTCCGTGTTTCTAAAAGCAGTCGGAGTAATGCCAAAATGCTGTTGAATCTTTTCCTTGTGCATCTGTACTTGAGCTTCGAACTCACCTCTTGAGTAGAAAAACGCCAGCGAGTGGTGGTATGTCTCGGCTAGTATTTCAGCTCTGCCTGTTGCAACTAGTCTTTTAAAGCTCTCAAGCACATCTGGCGCATAAACTTCAAACTGTTCCAAAGCAGTGCCGCTAATAGAGAGGGAAAGACGAAATTCAGGGTGCTTGTCAATTAACTGCATTAGCGTTTGATTTGTTGGCAAATACGACTTTTCTGCGACCTTACGAACGATGTCGTAATTGTTTTGTCTTGAACCACCCGGCGAATCAAAATAGTCATGCTTAATGCCTGCGTCAAATATAGTGTAATGGCGCAGTCTAAATGGCTGATGGACATGGAGATATAGCACCAAAGCTCGCTTATCAGACATAGCTAGCCTCTCTTTGCTGAGTAAGCACCCTATTGTAACTGTCCAAAATATGAGATGCTGTGCCTTTCCACGACCGTTTATCGTATTCGTTTTGTGCATTTTGGAGTAGTGTTTGTCTTAGGTCGTTATTTTCAAGAACCGCACAAATTTGATTAGCCATCTCGTCCGTATCCCAGTAGTCAACCTTCAAAGTGTTGGTGAGATACTCGACAATCCCAGATTGCTTGGAAACTAGTGTTGGCGCTCCGTATGCTATCGATTCATAAGGCACTAAACCCATTGGCTCAGACACCGATGGCATCACGAACAAGTCAGCAGCTCTGAAACTATCACGCCATTGCTTACCAACACCTTCGACTCTTCCTGTAAAAATCACGTTCCCGGCCAGGCCTAACGATGCAGCGTACTCCAATAGTTCTGGTATCTGCTCGCCCCCACCAACAAACAAAAACAAAGTTTTTGGACGAGTAGCTACTACTTTTTGTGCAGCAGTAATAAGATGAAAAATGCCTTTTTGAACCGTCATTCTTCCAGCGTTAAGCACCACGCCATAACCCAATTCTCTCATTTTTACTAGATAGGGGTAGGTCTCATGTTCTTCAATGCGTAGATGAGCTGGAATTTCCATGTAGTTTTCAGCAATCGAAATCTTGTCTGGCGAAACGTGATAATTTTCGACGATAATATTTTTTTGTCGTTCACAAAGTACGAAGATATGATCTGCCATGTGAAAACCGACGTACTCAATATCGTGGACGAGCGGGTTACCGTGTTTTCCGCCAGCCCTGTCAAACTCTGTCGCATGAACATGCACAAAAAGTGGCATACCGCTTTTTTGTTTTAATGCTAGGCCAGCTCTAAATGTTAGCCAATCGTGAGCGTGAATAACGTCGTACTCGCCAAGATTAGTCATGCTTGAAACATTTTGTGCAAATAACTCAACCTGTTCATGCAATGTCCTCACATTTTTTGTGCCATTTATTGTAGTTACCTCGTAACGGAACGAGTCATACGTACTACCGCCGTCCATCAGTAGTTTTGCGTGTTGGTGAATCGCTGGAGTGACTTTCATGTGAGATATGTGAGAGTAATCGGCCTCAAAAGGCAGAATGAACTCAATCTCTGCACCGCTGTTAGCCATGTGACGAGTCAACTGATCGCAAACAATACCCATACCACCGACATAGTGCGGTGGTAGTTCCCAGCCAAGCATTAAGATACGCATTTTTTCTTTATCCCACACATTCGTTTGATTTAATTATAATAACTTAACTCTTTAAACACAACCGTTTTAGCGCTTGATTTAATCTGTTATACGAGCTATAATAAATCTGAAGGGACGCGTTAGTAAAACGCGTTTATTTTATGCAAGATAATATCCGTAACATAGCTATAATCGCACACGTTGATCACGGCAAAACAACGCTTGTTGATGGTCTATTAAAACAATCCCACACCTTTCGTGATAACCAAGCTGAGATGAGCCAAGACCTAATTATGGACAGTGGCGACCAAGAACGGGAGCGTGGCATTACCATAACAGCCAAAATCACGGCCGTTGACTGGGAGGGGCTTCGCATAAACATCATCGACACACCTGGTCACGCTGATTTTAGTGGCGAAGTTGAGCGCACCTTGCGCATGGCCGACGGCGTAATCTTGGTTGTTGATGCCCAAGAAGGGCCAATGCCTCAAACCAAATTCGTCCTTAGTAAGGCCCTACAATTAGAGCTCAAACCGATTGTTGTGATCAACAAAATCGACAAACAGGCTTCACGCCTAAAAGAAGTCGAAGACGAGTTAGCTGACCTGTTTTTGGAATTGGCGGTTCATGAAGATCAGCTACATTATCCCATATATTATGCGATTGGTCGGGAAGGCAAGGCGTGGAACAACATTCCAACTGACCCAACCGCAAACGCTGATTTGGTGCCGATTTTTGAAGCTATTCGAGATCAAATTTCTCCTCCAAAAGTAGAGACCTCTGGCAATCTACAGTTACTAGTCTCTTCTCTACGTTACGACAGTTTTCAGGGTAAATACGCAGTCGGACGAGTTGAACGCGGACATTTAAAGCGCGGCCAAGCAGTCAGCCTTTGCCAAAAAGATAAAACTATCAAAACAAAAGTTGATAAAATCTACCGTACTATAGGCTTATCATACTTTGAGGTTGAAGAAGCAGTCGCTGGCGACATTGTCAGCGTAACGGGTCTAAGCACCGCCCAGATAGGTGATACTGTTACTGATATTGATAGCCCTGAGTCACTGCCTCCTATAGAAATTGAGGCTCCAACTCTTCAGATATACCTGGGGCCCAACACCAGCCCATTTAAGTCTAAAGAAGGTGAGTTCACAACTAGTCGACAAATCGGCGACCGTTTGCGCCAAGAACTCGAAACAAACGTTGGCCTAAGAGTCGTAGAACAGGGAATTGGCTTCTTGGTTTCTGGTCGAGGCGAGCTACACCTAAGCGTTTTGATCGAAACGATGCGCCGCGAAGGCTACGAGCTAGAGGTTGGGCGACCGCAAGTTGTAACGCATATCGAAAACGGCGTTGAAGTCGAGCCAATTGAAGAGCTTAACGTCGAAGTCCCGGCTGAACACGTAGGTGCAGTCCAGATGGAGCTTGGACGCAGGCGAGCAGAGCAGATCGATCAATTCAGTTCAAACAAAGGCGTAACAAAATTAGTCTACAAACTTCCAACTCGCTCGCTGTTAGGAGCGAGAAACATTTTACTCACCGCAACTCGCGGTACGATTATTATGAACACACTATTAGACGGCTTCGCACCACTTTCAGCTGCCCTAGAACAACTAAGAAACGGCGCTCTTGTCGCCTGGGAATCGGGTACCTCGACACCTTATGCACTAGAGCCAGTTGAAGAGAGGGGCGTACTCTTTGTCGGCCCAAATGAGCCGATTTATGCCGGACAAATTGTTGGCCTTTACAACCGCTCGGGCGACCTCGAGGTTAACGTTTGTAAAGAAAAGCACCTCACCAACATGCGTAGTAAAGCTTCCGATGGCGTTACTCAGCTTACGCCTGCGATCAAAATGAGCCTTGAACAATGCCTGGACTTTATTGAGAATGATGAACTACTTGAAGTGACACCGAAATCCTTGCGTCTTAGAAAACGAGAACTAGACCATAACCTCCGAAAAAGAAATAATAAAAATTAGTTTGTAAATTTCTCATATCTGTGTTACTATAGCACTATGGAACATTTTTTTGACCCAAAAACTAACACTTTTGATCTTGGCAATGACACAAATTACGTCAAGGGCTACAAAGTCAAAGGTACTACGATGGAGGCTGTTAGGCCATTAGATAGGCCGTTTTCTGAAGCCGAGTTTGCTGCAGCTGCTTTTGGTTCTGGCCAGCTACTTGAAGTTGTTTTCTCCTAATTGTCTCTTACCTGGCCGAGGCTATCCGGCCATGGGCATAGCTATAACTGGGGCATAGCAATGCCGGTCTTGGCAGAAACTTCTTTCGCCCAAACTACCAACCTTGCATACTGCGCATCGCGGGCAGCATTTTCTGTATCATTATCATCTAGCCGCTTAACAAAGCCATCAATCGTGTTGGTAAGTTGCTCATCCGTGCTTCCAGTCTGTCAACTCTCAGCTCAAGATTGTTAAATCTTTCATCAATGCGTGACATCATACTATCCATGACCTCTGCAAGTTCACCAACAATTAGCTTATTGTTTTTTTCTAGAGCTTCTTCGAGATCTTTTTTGTTTACGTAATCACTCATAGTTTTATTATACACCGCTTTACATATCCCTCACCTGGCCGAAGGCAATGCGGTCTAGTATCTCGCCGCGCATATCCATCATCGTGGCCGGCGTGACGACGTATTCGCCGTAGCGATTGTTGATAATGTCTATCGCATCACTCATTCGCCGCTTGGCGCTCATAGCCCTAAAATCAGACTGCACAATAGCTTGTTTATCGTTTAGCAAAGACTGTTTAGCGTCATTCTCGGCGTCAAACAGCCCAAGTTGCTCTGGGTCCCAGTCGTGTAGGTCGAAGACTGTAACCGACATTAGTTTGACTTTGTCATAAATCGCAGCCCTCTCTAGCAAGTAGCAGGCCGCACGGTAAATATCCTCGGTGCTATATAGCCTATGGTCGACTTTCATGCCTTGTTTCCAACTGCGCAACTTATGCATATTCTCAAAAGATGACGGCAGCTCTCTTGAAAACCTGTCATCTGAAAATTTATTGGAAATTGAAAATTGGAACTTGCTAAATTCCTGGCTTACAAAGCCAAAATACAAATGTATGCCCTGCCCATAAAGCCCGCTCTTACGCAGCCTACGGCCGGTTTTCTCGCACAGCTTCAGCAGCAACCTTTTGAGCTCAGTAACGTCTGTCGTTTTGTGGGGCAGAGCATACTGATGCCCAATGCTCGAACGCTTGCTTTCAGCGCTATCAATTTCGTAGCCACGCAGCCGCAAATACCAGTAGTAGCCAACTATGCTTTTAAAAACCTGCTTTTGCAGTAGCCAACGATCGGCCTCCAAAAACTGTAGCGGCGTAGTGACACCACAAGCGAATAACCTTCGTCGAAACCGCGTATTGATACCCGGAAGATCAACCAGATCCATTCCTTGGTAGAACTCCAAAAGATTAGTATGGTCAATTAGTGTCATGCCATTTGGTTTATTGAAGCCGGCGGCGTACTTAGCCAAAAACCTGTTCGGCCCAATGCCGACATTAACTGTTACG from Candidatus Saccharibacteria bacterium includes the following:
- a CDS encoding polysaccharide deacetylase family protein, whose amino-acid sequence is MSDKRALVLYLHVHQPFRLRHYTIFDAGIKHDYFDSPGGSRQNNYDIVRKVAEKSYLPTNQTLMQLIDKHPEFRLSLSISGTALEQFEVYAPDVLESFKRLVATGRAEILAETYHHSLAFFYSRGEFEAQVQMHKEKIQQHFGITPTAFRNTELAYNNDLAHWADQKGYKAIVAEGWDPVLGHRSPNFMYRPAYTKNIRLLMKNYRLSDDIAFRFSDKNWAEHPFNTDKFMDWTSKFWDQPLLNLFMDYETFGEHQWSDSGIFDFLSHLPTAWLSNKSHTFMTVSEAAEAYQSSDYVDVPQTVTWADTERDLTAWLGNSMQQGAILSLYNLEKQVISTSDLGLIEDWRKLQTSDHFYYMCTKWWSDGDVHAYFSPYDTPYEAYMNFMNAYHDIKFRLAEKGLY
- a CDS encoding glycosyltransferase family 4 protein; its protein translation is MWDKEKMRILMLGWELPPHYVGGMGIVCDQLTRHMANSGAEIEFILPFEADYSHISHMKVTPAIHQHAKLLMDGGSTYDSFRYEVTTINGTKNVRTLHEQVELFAQNVSSMTNLGEYDVIHAHDWLTFRAGLALKQKSGMPLFVHVHATEFDRAGGKHGNPLVHDIEYVGFHMADHIFVLCERQKNIIVENYHVSPDKISIAENYMEIPAHLRIEEHETYPYLVKMRELGYGVVLNAGRMTVQKGIFHLITAAQKVVATRPKTLFLFVGGGEQIPELLEYAASLGLAGNVIFTGRVEGVGKQWRDSFRAADLFVMPSVSEPMGLVPYESIAYGAPTLVSKQSGIVEYLTNTLKVDYWDTDEMANQICAVLENNDLRQTLLQNAQNEYDKRSWKGTASHILDSYNRVLTQQREASYV
- the typA gene encoding translational GTPase TypA, with amino-acid sequence MQDNIRNIAIIAHVDHGKTTLVDGLLKQSHTFRDNQAEMSQDLIMDSGDQERERGITITAKITAVDWEGLRINIIDTPGHADFSGEVERTLRMADGVILVVDAQEGPMPQTKFVLSKALQLELKPIVVINKIDKQASRLKEVEDELADLFLELAVHEDQLHYPIYYAIGREGKAWNNIPTDPTANADLVPIFEAIRDQISPPKVETSGNLQLLVSSLRYDSFQGKYAVGRVERGHLKRGQAVSLCQKDKTIKTKVDKIYRTIGLSYFEVEEAVAGDIVSVTGLSTAQIGDTVTDIDSPESLPPIEIEAPTLQIYLGPNTSPFKSKEGEFTTSRQIGDRLRQELETNVGLRVVEQGIGFLVSGRGELHLSVLIETMRREGYELEVGRPQVVTHIENGVEVEPIEELNVEVPAEHVGAVQMELGRRRAEQIDQFSSNKGVTKLVYKLPTRSLLGARNILLTATRGTIIMNTLLDGFAPLSAALEQLRNGALVAWESGTSTPYALEPVEERGVLFVGPNEPIYAGQIVGLYNRSGDLEVNVCKEKHLTNMRSKASDGVTQLTPAIKMSLEQCLDFIENDELLEVTPKSLRLRKRELDHNLRKRNNKN